The following coding sequences are from one Streptomyces dengpaensis window:
- a CDS encoding DUF6082 family protein: protein MQRLSSAATAGLAFAVGVLVVLAAQQRRFEALRLRVAQVEQADGRNARLAEQQRFQTYLLEKALDDQDLAEVLSTINELDPTRRRQYLFANALYTNALRAHRAGDVNWDELHGHLRVICQSAIFRDYWDATRHHRASLKERSQEARVGQMVDALIRDLDESDTEEWWVVGEPPSEQD from the coding sequence GTGCAAAGGTTGAGTTCTGCCGCAACGGCAGGGCTTGCCTTCGCGGTCGGGGTCCTCGTGGTCCTGGCCGCTCAACAGCGACGGTTCGAGGCTCTTCGCCTGAGGGTCGCGCAGGTGGAGCAGGCCGACGGCCGGAACGCGAGGCTCGCGGAACAGCAACGCTTTCAGACGTACCTGCTCGAAAAGGCCCTGGACGATCAGGACCTCGCCGAGGTTCTGAGCACCATCAACGAGCTGGACCCGACCAGGCGGCGTCAATACCTCTTCGCCAACGCGCTGTACACCAACGCCCTGCGCGCCCACCGGGCGGGGGACGTCAACTGGGACGAGCTGCACGGCCATCTTCGAGTGATCTGCCAGAGTGCGATCTTTCGGGACTACTGGGATGCGACCCGCCATCATCGCGCGAGCCTCAAGGAGAGGTCGCAGGAGGCGCGGGTGGGCCAAATGGTGGACGCGCTCATCCGCGATCTGGACGAATCAGACACGGAGGAGTGGTGGGTCGTGGGCGAGCCTCCGTCGGAACAGGACTGA